Genomic segment of Rattus norvegicus strain BN/NHsdMcwi chromosome 7, GRCr8, whole genome shotgun sequence:
CTGGCTATAAAGCTCATGATATCAGTCTGATACTCTGAAGTTCCAGTGTCAGAGAGAAGCAGCCCTTAACCTGGGCGCTGTTAGATCTCAAAACAGTCTATGAGACCCCACCTCCCCAACTGCACAGAAACGAACTCATTTTCCGGCTTCCAATAGCCAAGGCTGTACTAGGTGTTAGCATACCTGCACTTAAGGGTGTAGATGTTGCCCACAAACTTGACCAGTGACGTTTGGGGGGGCCGAGGCACCAGGGAGGGGACTGGCCGGACTCGGGGTGGGGGTTGCCGCACTTCTTCCAGCTTCTGTTGCAGGTCATTGGCTTCCTCACCACCCCGAGCTGCAGAGGCATCTGAGGGGCGGGCTTGTCTGCGTTCAAACTCTAATGGACAGAGTGACAGGTGACATAAAGGGAGGGCTAGGGCCCTGGAGACACCCCTGCTTTCAGTGAGCACAAAGGAGCAGAGGCTGTTAGGACTTAAGACTGGGTACCGCATGCTCTGATAGAATGGCACAGATAGAGGAAGAGGATTAAGCAACTGAGATGTGGTGGTTGGCTAAGGTCTAGAAGGTCTCTACTGCCCTTCCAACCCTCCTCTACCAGCACTCACTGTTGATATTTTGCCGCTGATGCTCCTCTGACTTCACGGTCCCAGGTGGGCTGGTTGCCAGAGGCCGTTCACCACTGTCAGCTGCCCTGCCAGCTTCAGGCCCTGGTTCGTCCCCAGCACTTCGGCCAACCAGGGACAGGCCCCCAGGTGCCAGCCCCAGGGGTGGCCGCTTATCACTGTCACGGCCATGGCCAGCACTGCGGAACTTCTTGGTAAAGGGGCGGCCACCCTGGATGTAGCTTCGGTAGGCACCCACTTTCTGAGGCCGGTGTTTGATCCACTCGCTCAGGGTCTCGATGGGAGAGCCGTTGACACACCACTCCGTCACACCGAACTGCCGCAGATGTGCCCTCGCATGGCTGGCTAGGGCTTTGCGGTTTTCAAAGTAAAGGCCACAGAGCTCACAGCAGGCCTCGGTGGCTACAGACAGAGGAGGTTGCTATTCTAAGAGTGCAGGAATACCCAGGTGGCCTAAGCAAGGTCGGAGCTAATCCCACCTCCCACAGGGACCTTGCCTCAGGGACCCTGCTTTCCCTGACAAATGCCATCCCAAGACCCTACCACCCACTGCTTACAGGAGTGGGAGGTCTTCTCATGGAGAGTCTTTGCCTTGAAGGGCAGTTCAGTCTGGATGTAGGTCTTGGCCTTGACCTCTGCTGGGAGGAATCGGTCCTCCTGGAGGGGCCGCTTGGTTGCCACTGGGCCCAGGTAGCTCGTAGCTGAGGGCTTGGACCCTGTGATGGGTGACAGGCTGAGCTCCCGGGGAACCTGGGTTGGcccagctcctggttttcctGGCCGGGTAGCCAGGGGTGACAGAGGCAGTGGGGAATGCATAACCCCAGGAGCTGCTGTAGGAGAGCCATCTTCGGTGAGGGCAggagccaggtctccagctggAGGCTCTTTTTTGATGAGGCACAGCTTGGACTTCTTCTTCAGGATCTCCCGAAGTGTGTCGATGGGGGAGCCATTGACAGACCACTCAGTCACACCCATCTGGCGCAGGTGGGAGCGTGCATGGCTGGATAGGCCCTTTCGGTTCTCGAAGAACTCACCACAGAACTCGCACCGGATATCACGAACTGGCTCTGCCCGAGAGGCTGCAAGGAgtcagagggggagggaggaaggagaaaggaggcatTGTCTATGGGCAGGAAGCAGCCTCCAAGCTCAAGACCCAAGTCGGTGCCAGACTTCTGGATGTCCCTATTCGTGTGGCCCCTCCCTCCAGACTCCAATGAACTCCACCTGGGCCTTCAGAGGCACACCTTATCTTATCCATCCAGCTCTTCTGTGTCTTGTTACCTCTAATTCTAGCTGGCCTTACAAGGTCTCCCTGAGTAAGGCTGAGCAAGCTacttctctctgagcctcagtttccttctctgcAAGATGGGGATGAAAACCAGTCTCTCCCAACGTTGCTGAGAAGGTATAAAATCAGAAGGGTTCAGAGCATGTGGCAGGGAGCTGTCAtgtgagctctgaggggaagccGTGGCCATGCTGGCCTGCTTGGAGTATAGCAAACAATCAGTCAAGAATGAGCATAGTGTGAGAGCGCCAGGGACGCAGGCAACACTGACGTGATAGCAACTATGCTACATGAGGAGCTTTTGTGACCAGGCACCAGGGTAAGGGCTTCATCACACTTAATCCTCAAGAAActgtacagacacagacatgggACTATGCTGAGCTCCATCCTCCAAATGAGACTTGCCCAACTCACTCACTACTTACTACATTATGGAGAACAGAGATCTTGAGTCAAATGTCAAACATTCAACTACCAGAAATGTTAGACATAGTTCAAACATTTGAATGCCATCCCTCTATTCCTTCAGTGGCAGACATCACTAGTGGATCCTTGCAGCTAATCCTCCTAGGGATCTGGTTGGCAGCCACTACTAATTGGCAAAAGAGggcatataaatataattatatgagTCTGCTACTTCTGCATGAATAACAGAGAAACAAGCTGTCACTTGGGTACAGGAGTCTAAACAGCAAGTCAGTCCTGTGTTCTCTGGACTTGTTTATCTTCCATTTAAGTCCTGTGATCTATGGATGCTGCTAAAAGGGTACAAGGAGCAGCACCAGCTAACTGTTCTACGAAGCCTGCACAGGGTCACTTACACAAGTTCAAGGGTGCCATATCTTCTCGAGGCGCACCCCAGGGACCCTCAGATGGGTGTGGCTCCCCATGAAGGGCCCCTGGCAGCATCTCCCTCTTGATCTCCACTCTCATATGTTCAGGCTTCAGTTTCTTGGGCAGGGAGGGTGTAGCAAGGCCTGAGAACATCTTCCGGGCcgtgggaggaggagaagcagtcGGGGAGTGGcccagaggactgcctggtggTAGTGGCAACTTCTTGGCCAGAGGTGAGATGTGAAGATCAGAGGGACTTCGTGCTTCTAGTGAGCTGCCAGGACCTGCACTGCCCACCATCTTGGCCAGGGCTTTTGGACTAGGACCTGGTGGGTGGAGGTGTCCACCTGGCCTGGATTGGGTCCGTCTCTTCAGGATTTCCCGCAGTGTGTCGATGGGCGAGCCATTCACATACCACTCAGTCACACCCATCTGGCGCAGGTGGGAGCGCGCATGGCTAGACAGGCCCTTTCTGTTCTCAAAGAACTCACCACAGAACTCGCACCGGATATCTCTGGTTGGCTCTGGGCCTGAAGCTGCAGCAGGGAGAAAAAAGGTCAGTTATAATTATGGACATCATCTGGGCCGTCACCTGTTGGAGTATCCTGGCCAGCTAGGTATAGGCAGCAATGTGTCCATAAGCTAGGGTGGCAGTGGATGGCAGCTACAAGTGAGGGAGCTGAGGGGTGGGGACAGACAATGGGCACAGAGAGGCGAGGTGCAGGAGAGGCTCTGGAGAGCTGAAAGGAcccctgtcttggcagagagcAGTACTAATACTCCACAGCTTTGTGGATCCCAGCGAGAACAGGGGAGGAGACAGGACTAAGCCAGCCTAGGTGCCACATACTGTCTAGACCCAGGACACCTTCCACACCAAAAGGCAGGACCTTCCCCTTGGCCTTCACTCTCAGGCAGGGTCAAAGGCCAAGAGAGCGGTACCAGCAGCCCACTGCCAACAAAGTCTCTGGGTTGAGCCAACCCACTGCCAAGGGCCCCTGTCTACTCCCTACTACAAcagggagggagtagggaggggGCCATGACCCCACAGGGAGGGGCTCCAGGGCCCACAGGGAGGAAGGGCAGCTCAAGTGAGAACCTACAGAGGTTGAGAGGAGATGGCTCCACATCAGAGGCCCAGAAAATGCCGGCGGCCGAGAGATCCTGCTTCCCCCAGGGACTGGCCATACCCGAGGCCTTCAGCTTGGCCTTCTTGGCCGGCGGTGGGGGAGGGAGCAAGGAGAGGGCTGTGGAGGTGGAAGGAGGCCGCCCCAGCTGGGCCAGGGCTCCCCGCCCGGGTGGGAGGCGGATCTGGATGCCGTCCCTCCTGATGAGCCCGTGGAGCACGTCTATGGGGGATCCCTTGGCATCCGGGTCGCTGATGCCCAGGTGGCGCAGGTGGGCACGGGCGTGGCTGGACAGGCCCTTGCGGGTCTCAAACCAGGCACCACACAGCTGGCAGTCCAGCTCTCTGCCCCCGTCACTATCTAAAGCTGCGGAGACAAAACACAGGGGGAGGGGGTTCACGGCCGCTACCTTGGTCGGCCCTAGGGGATGAAGGCAGGAGGGTCTGCTGTGATTTTCAGCTGCCCAGGTGGTTAGGGATCCAAGTTTCATGCTTCTGAcaggttttgtgttttttcttggTAGGTTTCAGGTGGCAGGGCAGCTAATTCCTTGCCTAGCCCACTGGCATCGAGTAAAGATGGGAAGCTTAAGGATGTACTTGTGTCAAGTCCTAGCGCTCACAGGCCCTCTTCCTGGGACTTCTGCTACAGGAACTACAGGGGAGGACAGAAGGTGAAGAGCAGGGGACCACACGACTACCAAGGACCCTAACCCTGAACCCACAGCAGACTCAACTGGTGCCAGGAAACACAGGTATCTTCAGACTCTAATTCCTGCCCACAAGTAGGAAAGCATAACGGATATCTCTAGAAACCTGACTGCTGAACCTGGAGGGTCTCTTTCTACTTTTGGGCACAAACAGGGAGATGCCTCAGCATAAATGGCTAAGAGACATGAAAAAAGGAGCCAATGTAAGGAATCTGGTAGACTGCCTACTCATGTACCTGTATGGGCCACGATATCCCAGACTCCCACTGGGAAAGCCAGGTCCACAGGCACCCTTTTACTTTTACCACCCCCACCATCAGTCCAGAGAAGGACAAGAGTTCTTCTCAAGTGGCAAGTAGGCCCCTGCAGGCTCAGATCTGTAGCCGACTTCCAGGGGAAGATCACCAGAATAGGGGAAAATGACCATCACAGGACAGCCCAATAGGAGACAATGAGCGCCTCAACTAGCACTGACCTGGATGACCCAGGATCTGGAAACTGCCGGTCTCAGTTCCTATCCTGGGTCCTCCTCATCTGAGGACCACATAACATCCCAGCACCCCCCTCAGCTCCCAGTACCCAAACTCACTGAGATTCAGCGGCCCCTCATCCTCAGACTGGGGCCATTGAGCCTTTGGGGAAGTTGGCCGGGGACTCAGGGACAGCTGGGGGCTCTTGTCCTCAGGATTCTTGGGTGTAGGGGATCCTGCCAGAGTCAGTGGGGCCTTCTTGAGGAGTGGAGAGCTGGATGGGTGGGTCAGGCCCTTGGCTGAGAAGCCAGGAGGTGATTTGATGGCTTTGTTGACAGCAGGGGCATCCATAGGTTTGGCCAGGGTGAGTAGGCCAGGCCTGGCAGCCCCAGCAACGAACTCCTTTGGTGAGTTGGACTTCTTGGTCAGGTTAGGGGGCAGCCCAAGGGGAGCGTCAGGCAGGCCCTTCTGTTTCACCAGCTCGTAGAGGAGGTCGATGGGAGCACCACTGCTTTCTGACTCTGCGACCCCAAGCTGCCGCAGATGTGAACGTGCGTGGCTGGACAGGCCCTTTCGTGTCTCAAAGCAGGCACCGCAGACCTCACAGGTGGTCAGGCTCTGGGCTGGAGGATGAGACGGAGGCTAGGATGGAAGGCTATGAGGCCTTTCGGGTACAGCTAACCCATTCTCCTCCCGTTACCCAGGTGCGAAGTAAGTGTTTGGTTGTTGCCAAATCCCTCTGATCCTGACAACCATTCTAATTTGGTGGAGgttagtgtttctggtttgaagtaaggaaactgaggctcagagaagagAATATTTGTGCCCAAGGGCACACAATAGGAGGCTACACTCTCTGTGGTCCAGCCAGTGGGGATGCCTTTCTGACCCACAACATACCAGGGTGCCCTGACAATGTTTACACACATTCGTGTCGTGTGCATACAGATAGATCACACAGAGCTAATGCCCTGACAATGTTTACACACATTCGTGTCGTGTGCATACAGATAGATCACACAGAGCTAATGCCCTGACAATGTTTACACACATTCGTGTCGTGTGCATACAGATAGATCACACAGAGCTAATGCCTAACCTACTCTCTCTGCAACTAACTTCAAGTGCTACGTCACAAGAGGTCTTAGTAACAGTCCTGGTCCAGTCCCCATCTACTTCTTGGCCTTCCCGCCTGACTTCAATGATGCAAAGGTGGGTTGGTTTTGCCCTTCTTATTATACTTAGGAAGTAGCATTATGCTCAAGAATTTTGTGGTCTACGGAAAACAAATATGAAACACACGAAAGCTCAAAACAAGTAAGGTTGGTGCATCCCTAAGTTTGCGGCCTCTTGTCCACCGTATCACTGGATATTCCTTCCTCATCCAGTAAGGCAGTAGCTGAGGGACACGCGTACGGCCAAAGCTACAGAAACTCAGTGTAGAAGACAGTGAGTAGTATCTCCTTGCTGCCTCAAAGAACGATAAGGAAAACGAGTGCCAACCCATGCTAATCCAAAAGGCGCTTCTGTGACGGTGACTATCCTGGCCACTCACCCTTGAGGTCTGGCAGCTCCTGTTTGCTGCCCTGAGGAACCTCTGCGGCCACTTTGCTGCTCAGCCGACTGGCCACCTGCTCCAGGGTCCCAGAGACAGGCAGGCTCTTCTTTGGGAGTAAGGAAGACCCCAAGTCCATGGCCACCATTGTATTTTCCTCAGAACACAGGCCTGTGGGGTGGAGGAGACAGGCTCAGCCCAATCATGAGTCAGGCTGTCCACCCCAAGAAGGAGACTCAAAGAATGGTACTTCTTCCTCATCCTTGGCATCTGCTCTCACTTCTGGAAGCCACTCATGGAAGTTCCATGAGAGCTGAGACTGCACCCATAAACCTTTGTGGCAGCCCAATGCAGGGACACCAAGACTGTCCAATGACAGGAAAGACAAACAGTAGTTTCAGTCCAGTAGAAGATTCACTGGTCTGAGAACACGTTGCAAATTTGAGCCGAGATTCCTCATCAGAGGGCATTTTAAGACAAAAATGCCTCTCTGTGTAGAATTTATAAGGGGGTAAAGGtgggaaaagttaaaaaaaaaaaagtcagagactAGAGTCTATAAGCCTGAGAAACAaggtagaaaaagcaagaagttgaggacagggaggggaaatcTCTACCAGACAAGGGAGCTGGAGCTTCAAAGACACTAACAAGCCCAGCAGTAAACTACTCATCACCAGCTGAACCGGCCAAGGTAAGAACCTGGACTCTGGACCAACTCGGGGACAGGAAGAGTGGGAATGTTAGAAGTTTGCACGAAGTTTCTTAAGCTTCTATTCATCGAGGATGCCTCCTCCGGTAAGAGATATGTAGAGAGAAGGACTCAAGGGTGGTTTTCTTAGTCTGAGTTTTCATTAAAAGGGGCAGGGATGGGGGATAGTAGGAGGCGATGAGGTAGAATTCTGAACAAGAGTTGAGGATGAAAGAACCGTGTGTCAGATGGACTTCGGAGACGACCAGGACAAAGCAATAGGGCAAGGGGGTTAAGGTAGGTCGCTTTGCTCAATCTGAGTCCCACAGAAGCAAGAAGACCGGACAGAAGGCTACCGAGATCATGACACAGAGTACTTTGTCAAAGTCTCCAGGTGGAAGTGGGCGCGTCTGTCAGATGGGGCAGGGCCAAAAGTGGCTTTCCAACACCGAGGGGATCGGAACCGTGACAACTGGGAGCTTCTGAGACTCCAAAAGAGGCAGGGGACTTCTGTCAGAGCCGGCGAGAGTCCCGAGGAGCGACTGCAGAGTGCTTCCGAAGCCTGGGACCCTCCAGGAGGCTGAGAGAGGCCCAGGGCCCGAGCGCCTGAGGTGGGGGGGTGCCACAGAGATCGGACGGCGGGTGTTGAGGGTGGCGACGGCACACTCCGGAGGGACGCCGACTTTCCCCTCCCCGGACCCTCCCCTCCGCCAACTCTTACCCGGAGCGGGCGCGGGCGCGGGCCCGGGCCCCGGCTCCGGCTCGGCCTTGGGCCCGTCCCGCGACGccggtggcggcggcggtgggggtggaggcggcggcggcgccgGGAGAACCACCGGTCCTGGACTCGGGGGGCCTGGCGAGGGCGCCCCCGTGGGCGCGCGCTCCCGGGCACCCCCCGCGCGCGGCCCCGCCGCCGCCTTGCTCTCCGCTTTTGTCACTCGGCACTGGGCGGTGGAGGCGGCCATCTTGGCTCCGGCGCACGCGGGGCGGCCGCCTCAGGCGAGAGCAGCGGAGCGCCGCGCGCCGCGACCTCCGAGCGTGCTCTGCTCCGCCCCTCCGGGCGCACCCAGGGCGACCTGATGAGCGCCGAGCGCCTCGAGCGAAATGCTCTGGGCGCTGAGAATTCCACTTCCGAGCTCCTAGGAGCTGCCTGGAGCTCAGGGCCAAGCTGCCATCCGCCTCTAGCAGCCGCCACACTCCAGGATATACTTATCTCTACATCTAGAAAAGGAACCCTCCAGCCACACACATTCACCTCAATATAAGCATTCAGAATCAGAATCCTGACAGTAGTGCTAGGACTTGCCTTGAgaccctgttcttttttttttttttttttaatagaaagtcTCTCTTGCCAGGTAGACAAACCTGGACCTGATCATAAGTATCCTTACAAAAGGCAAAGCTTCTAGAACAATCCCGAAAAACACTAGATTCTCCACCACAGTGATCCTATCCCAGCCCCACATAAGCCTAGTATCTATCCAGCTGTTCTCAGATAGTGTTGTCCCGCAATCCAAGAAACTTGGTCCCTCCTCTATGATTCTAGCACCGTTCACTGCTCCCGCCCCAACTTTAAACTACAACATTCCTTGACAGATAGGTGGGGCCAGAATGTAACCGGGCCCCGCCCCCAATTTGgtgccttcctcttctggctcacttggaaaaaagggaagaacctttaaaaaaagaactgcCACTCAGGACCACTGCCTCAACCTGGCCCAAATTTGGGATACCATTACTTTGATTTTAGGATCAGTTCAGGTACCCCATAAATGCCCCCCATCTCCGTATGTTCCCTGAAGAGGCCATGTTTGGGCCAGTTCCTTTTGGAGAGtgacacaactttttttttttttttttttttctagaaatagaTTGGTCATGAGTGAATCTGGCTGTTAGGTACTTGTCTCATCCTTGGAAGTGTCTGGCTCTGGTGACAGATAAGAAATGTGAGCATGATATACAGGCCTGCACTGGGACAACACAAAACAAGGGGGTGAGAACTGGAGCTTTCACGGACTACTTTCTACAGACCTAGACACCCTAAGGCTGGCTCTGCCTTCAGCCATGCCAGAGACATTACGAGCCAAATTAAGTAGGAAAGCTGAAGCCCTTGTGAGCAATCATTTACCAAAGGCAACAAGCCTCATATTCCACTCGTTTGTGTCTCTCTGATGTGGCTGCAGCCAGTCACCAACCTGTCTCGGCCCCAGTTTCTTCTTTAAGAAAGAGATggactggggttggagagatggctcagtggttaaggtcctgagttcaaatcctagcaaccacatggtggctcacaaccatttgtaataggatctgatgccctcttctggtgtgtctgaagacagcgacagtgcataaataaaaaagaaaggaagaaagaagaagatggACTGTTGACATCCTTACACTGTCCTCTGAAAACTCTCAAGTGCCTTCAGCTGGCTTACAGATGGGACGAGTCCAGTCAAGTCTAAAATACACATCTACACTCAAGCCTCGGAACTGTAGGGAGAGCAACCATAGAAGAAAGCCCAGCCCCAGGAACCTTGCATCAATCCTCCCATTTAAGATGTATTTCATTCTTCAAAGCCAAGCAGTTTGAATTTCATTCAACTATGTCCCATGGCAGAGTTCTATGTCCCCTtactacttttgtttgtttgtttgtttctttttttttcttttttttcggagctggggatcgaacccaggccttgtgcttgctagacaagcgctctaccgctgagctaaatccccaaccccactacttttgtttcttttgacagGATCTCTtcccatagccctggctgtcttagaactcactatgtagaccgcctgtctttgtctcctgagtgctggaattaaaggtgtgcactgctatGCCCAGCTGAGTTCTCTGTCATTTAAAAGTTCCCCAAAAGTCAGCTTTTTTAAGAGATCAGGTCCTTCACTTTTCCTCTAATTCTGATGTGCCTATCCCTGCAATCTAATACCAACTATTGATTCTAGATTTCCAGACACTATCAATACGATGTTCAGAAGTCCACCTCTGCCTATGTGTGGCTGGGACAAAGCAAATAATCCACAGTTTCTCTGTCTGTAAGATGATACCCAATCCCAAGGCGAGGAACACAGCTTAGTGGTGAAAACACTTGTGTAACATGCCTGAGGCCCAGGGTTCCATGCCCagcacatcaaagcaaaataaaataaacctttgccCTACaagattggtttttgttttgttttgttttgttttggcatatCTGAGATGACAGAGGTTAAAACCTTAGTACATGCAATTGCTTGAGTTATGGGAGGTGTTTGCCAAGGTTGCTGGGTAAAACTGGTTGAACCTAGAATCTATATTCTCCTCTTTTTGTAGTGAGTACTGGGAACGTCTTGCTTATGACAAGCATGTACTCCATCACTTAGCCATATCCCTAGAGTCTGGATTCTAGAGCTGTACCATCCACAACAGTAAGATAACAAGAAGCTCATATCAGCCGTATTTTAAGTGCTCAGTGGCCATGTGTACCCAGTGGTGACCCTTGAGGCCAGTACAGATTGTTAAAGACTATTACTGACATCTCACAAAGTTCTATTGGACATAGTATTCAACacaggaaatattttcagaacaaagaATTTGCTGTCCAACTACCTGGACTGCAAAGCTTATCTTGCTCTGGCTATATGATTTGGGGCAGGTAAATTAAGTTCTCTGTGCCTCAGATTCCTCCTCTGTAAAATCGGTATGATGAAAACACACACCTTAATAGTCTTGGGCAAACAACCAGAGCCAGCTTAGCTcaggcctggaatttgctatgcagcccaggctagcacTGATTGTCTTGCCCAagccttgagtgctgggattacaggcagataAAATGCTCCCAGGAAAGCAGAGTCTTTCCAACCTACCCACCATCCCTCTGGAAAGTGTAGGAGCCTGACCTGTTCCCTTCCCTTACCATCTCCGTAGACTGGCCCAGGGTCCTCAGCCCAGGTAGGTGGGAAGGGCATGGTGAGAGGTAAGCGTGGCCGTCGTGAAGTCAGGAAGCTTCCAGGAGGCCCACCAGGCTCACGGCCCAGGGGACTTGGGGGTAACTCAGCTGCTGAGGTGGCCAACAGCTCCTGCAGGATGTTGATGGGTGAGATGGTAAGCTCCCAGTTGGTGATGCCAAAGTCACGAAGGTGGGCCCGGGCATGACTGGAGAGGCCAGCCCGGGTATCAAAACCAGCCCCACAGAAGTCACATCTCATCAGGCTAAAGGTGCCCGGGTCGAAGTTAGCCACTGCAGAAAGAAGACACACACTTCCTGGGTTGGGGTAGTGGTCAGGGGAGCCACTCTCCACCCTAACTCTACCCCCTTCCCAGGACATCTCCTGCTCTAGCAATCACCCCCGGATTGCCTGACTtcctttctgttgttgatgcttctGTCTGATCAGAGACTCTCAGCTTGTCCCCCCTCTCCAAACCAGACACTCCAGAAAGCTTGACTTCCCCGACTCCCACATGCACAACAGGCAGCATTAGGAACATCATCTAGAACCGGCTTCTCTGACTGGCAATATGAGAGTATTAGATAGACGCCCTCTCCTTGCCTATTTTTTCCTGGCATTTTTCCCATATTATAAATTAAGTGTAGTTTATATGAAGAAATGGACAAAGAGAGAATGGGATACTCATATCTGGGAGCCTTCTCTGAACACTCAAAAGTTACAGTTTCCTCTCTCAGATTCGGAGCCCTGGTCACTTGGTGCTAGAACTGCCTAGTTTTCTGGCTGTCTACCACTTATCTGCACACTGTAgcatatctctctctcctctctcttcctccccacacctccaTGCACTCTTATTCATTCAAACATCATGTTAACTCCTTCCCCAAGTGGGCTGTGAACTACCCAGTATCAGAACTACCCAGTGTGCTCTAACTAGAGGTAGACCTCGGGGATCAGAAACTCTGCCTGGAAATCTTCACACTGCATAGATGGCCCCAGGCTCTGATGCCCACCAGGAGTCCTGTTACTTTGCTTGTCGTCTAGCTCACTGCTGGCCTTTTCAGGGTCCAGAACAGAGATGACCCAGTTCAACACACATTTATTGCATGAGAGAATCAAATGGAATTATCTGTCTGTGGCTGATTGCTGTGCTCAAACTCCTCTCTCCAGCTGCCATTGTGACCAGGGCACTGAGACACCTGCACATCCACCAACATTTAGTGG
This window contains:
- the Wiz gene encoding protein Wiz isoform X5 — translated: MEGLLAGGLAAPDRPRGPERLPGPAPREDIEGGAEAAEGEGDIFRSSHYLPITKEGPRDILDGRSGISDGQPHPGLSEALPRATSATHRISSCYWDGDSLDFQPGSPPPHLLGPFPASFDVQGSWEHPMVQEAREGTPSEQRFKDSVIVRTMKPYAKLKGSRKFLHHQGELKFLEKYFPSHHKFDWLQDTDEQGLLKDTGLHLDLPAQPPNVTSFRRVIVPVDDTPKTLDTEVMGTREDLEDFGEVAQPSEWGLHTSASEVATQTWTVNSEASVERLHPLLSPVQTEPYLCELLQEAAGGVDSHEEEEEEPAVFPCIECSIYFKHKEHLLEHMSQHRRAPGQEPPADLAPLACSECGWAFTEPTALEQHWQLHQASREKIIEEIQKLKQFPDDEGREARLQCPKCVFGTNSSRAFMQHAKLHVRESLPSRQAKEPFRGGSPVLDVSTLVYPSYGDSSGLNTCVHCGFTAPSKSLLREHMRLVHAQAHWEEDGEAFEDLTGQPGTSQDAYTHLPDTATMDCFSKSEPLLASVWQDNPSGYDPGLAFGPEYQQPGMRDFPLLNSGERSLGKLAFPSSPVPSASYSIQLSRDKSTVHLQRMEDKSPPWSGEEEDEDGVLTPEMDCTPENGAFPPPAIPSLIPQPALELKQTFRDALQAVSASETQQWQLRRMVPIVLMAKLRPQVIAAAARASPRLPPEELELRSTHPLDFLLLDTPLGSSLGLDTFLEGEPAMALKHEERKCPYCPDRFHNGIGLANHVRGHLNRVGVSYNVRHFISAEEVKAIERRFSFQKKKKKVANFDPGTFSLMRCDFCGAGFDTRAGLSSHARAHLRDFGITNWELTISPINILQELLATSAAELPPSPLGREPGGPPGSFLTSRRPRLPLTMPFPPTWAEDPGPVYGDGLCSEENTMVAMDLGSSLLPKKSLPVSGTLEQVASRLSSKVAAEVPQGSKQELPDLKAQSLTTCEVCGACFETRKGLSSHARSHLRQLGVAESESSGAPIDLLYELVKQKGLPDAPLGLPPNLTKKSNSPKEFVAGAARPGLLTLAKPMDAPAVNKAIKSPPGFSAKGLTHPSSSPLLKKAPLTLAGSPTPKNPEDKSPQLSLSPRPTSPKAQWPQSEDEGPLNLTSGPEPTRDIRCEFCGEFFENRKGLSSHARSHLRQMGVTEWYVNGSPIDTLREILKRRTQSRPGGHLHPPGPSPKALAKMVGSAGPGSSLEARSPSDLHISPLAKKLPLPPGSPLGHSPTASPPPTARKMFSGLATPSLPKKLKPEHMRVEIKREMLPGALHGEPHPSEGPWGAPREDMAPLNLSSRAEPVRDIRCEFCGEFFENRKGLSSHARSHLRQMGVTEWSVNGSPIDTLREILKKKSKLCLIKKEPPAGDLAPALTEDGSPTAAPGVMHSPLPLSPLATRPGKPGAGPTQVPRELSLSPITGSKPSATSYLGPVATKRPLQEDRFLPAEVKAKTYIQTELPFKAKTLHEKTSHSSTEACCELCGLYFENRKALASHARAHLRQFGVTEWCVNGSPIETLSEWIKHRPQKVGAYRSYIQGGRPFTKKFRSAGHGRDSDKRPPLGLAPGGLSLVGRSAGDEPGPEAGRAADSGERPLATSPPGTVKSEEHQRQNINKFERRQARPSDASAARGGEEANDLQQKLEEVRQPPPRVRPVPSLVPRPPQTSLVKFVGNIYTLKCRFCEVEFQGPLSIQEEWVRHLQRHILEMNFSKADPPPEEPQAPQAQTAAIEAP